The Corallococcus soli DNA window CGCGGATGGCGAAGGGCAGACACACCATGAAGATGATGCCCGCGAGGCCAATGGCCCTCCAGGGCATGGGCTTCTCCTTGGGCTTCTCGTCCTTGCTGTAACCGTGGAGGTTGTTGCCCATGGCGCGCGCCTTGGCGGCGTCCCGCTCTTCCTGGGTCAACTCCCTGGGGTTCTGGAACTCCTGCGGCTGACGGCGCTGCGGTTGGGCCATGACAGCACCGCCCCAGACGAGGGCGAGGATGAGAACAAGCCGGGGGAGCGAGGGGGAGGGCATGGGCCCTGAGCCTAACAGAGCCTCCGTTCACGATGAACAGGGGTTGCTTCACACCACCCAGGCCGTTACCCGCGCCCCATGCTCCGGCTCCCCTTCGTCCTGCTGGCCAACCTGCTCCTGGGGCTGCGCCTGCTCCTGGGCCTGCCCTTCCGGCTGGTGGCGGCGCGGCGGAGGCCCGCCTGGGTGCGTTTCCGGCTCGCGGGCAGCCTCCCGTACCGGCCGGGTCCCGGCCCCCGGCTCCGCCTGAAGGGCATGAAGGTGGAGCCCGCGACCGTCACCTCGCTGGAGGCCTTCGGCCGGGCGCTGCGCGTGCTCGCCGCCGACCCCAGGGTGGAGGGCATCCTGCTGGAGGTGGAGGGGCTGGCCCTGACGGACGCCCGGCGCGAGGCCCTGCTGGCGCTGCTGGCGGACTTCCAGGCCGCCGGCAAGCGGGTGGTGTCGTGGGCGGTGATGGTGGACACGAACGAATACCCCGTGCTCGGCGCGGCGGACGAGGTCCTGCTCGCCCCCATGGGGCGCGTGGAGCTGGTGGGCTACGCGGCGGAGGCCACGGTGCTGGGCGAAGCCTTCGGCCGGGTGGGCATCCACGCCCACTTCGCCCGCCGGGGTGACTACAAGACGGCGCCGGAGTTCTTCACGGACGGGAAGGTGTCCGACATCCAGCGCCAGACGCTGGAGACGTTCCTGGACGAGCGCTTCGGCGTGCTGGTGGAGGCCCTCCGCCGCTCGCGCGGGAAGACGCCGGAGGAGGCGAAGGCGCTCATCGACGCCGGGCCCTACAGCGCGAAGCGGGCGCTGGAGGCGGGGCTGGTGGACGGGCTGGTCCATCAGGCGGACCTGGGCGCCCACCTGGGCCTGGAGGGCCGGAAGCAGGACGGCGGGGACGAAGCGCCGGTGCCCACCTTCGGCGCGTACCTGGCGACGCACGCCTTCCCGCCGGTGCGCTGGCTGCCGCTGCGACGTCGGCCCCGCCTGGCGGTGGTGGACGTGACGGGCATCATCGTCCCGGGCAGCGGGGGCGCGGGCCGCTTCGCGGCGGCGGACACGGTGGTGAAGGCGCTGCGCAAGGCGGGGCGCGACCCCAGGGCGAAGGCCGTCGTGCTGGCGGTGAACAGCCCGGGCGGGTCGGGGCTCGCGTCGGAGCAGCTGCTGGAGGCGGTGAAGCGGGTGGCGAAGCAGAAGCCGGTCATCGCGTACGTGGATCAGGTGTGCGCGAGCGGCGGGTACATGGCGGCCATCGGCGCGAGGGAGATCTGGTCCGCGCCGCACGCCGTCGTGGGCTCCATTGGCGTCTTCATCGGCAAGTTCGAATACGGCGGCCTGCTGGAGAAGCTGGGCGTCCAGCGCACCACGCTGACGCGGGGGGAGAACGCCGCGTTCGGCTCCAACTCCCGGGGCTTCACGCCGCACGAGCGCGCCGCGCTGGAGCGCGAGGTGGAGGAATCCTACCAGTCGTTCCTGGAGCTGGTGGCGCAAGCGCGCGGCCGGGCGAAGGAGGAGATCCACGAGCGCGCGGAGGGCAGGGTGTACTCGGGGCTGCGCGCGAGGGACGCGGGGCTGGTGGACCGCATCGGCGGCTTCGAGGAGGTCTGCCGCCACGCGATGGAGGAGGCGCGGCAGCCCTCCGACGACTTCGAGATCGTCCGTTACGGCGACAGGACCCGCTCGAAGCTGTCGCTCCTGAAGCTGCTGTCGGGCGCGGCCCACCCGACCCTGTATGCCTTCTGCATGGCGTCCTGGAGCCTCCAAGGGAGTTTCGGGACTTCCCGGCGCATGGACTAACATGGCCCCATGGCCCGCTCCTGTCCGGTGTGTCCCAGCCAGCAGTTGAACGCCGTCCAGGCCTCGGACGTGGAGGTGGACATCTGTCCGCGCTGCCACGGCCTGTTCTTTGACCGGGGAGAGCTGGAGCGCTTCCCGGACCGGCCTTCGCTCAAGCCGCTGATGGGCACCGCGAGGAACGCCGCGTCCCGGTGCCGCGCCGGAGGGCACCTGGTGCCGCGCGCCCTGGCCAGCTGTGCCACATGTCGCAGCGAGCCCATGACCTGCCCGGGCTGTGGCGCGAGGCTCGGGCTGGTGTCCGCGCGGGTCTGCACGGTGGACCTGTGCGTGCAGTGCGGCGGTGCGTGGTTGGACACGGGCAAGTTCGAAGTGCTCGAGAACGCCACCGTGGAGGCCCCGAAGGCGCCCCCGGCCAGCGCCAGGGTGGGCTGGGAGGTCGCCCCCGCCACGGACGGAGGCGCCGACCCCTGGAATGCGCCGGGCGCCAGGGCCCCGCTGCCGCCCTCGCATTCGCTCACCGGAGGGGCGGGCCTGCGCTCGCCCATGGCGTGCATCATCTGCGAGCGTCAGGTCCCGGTGAGCGAGGCCTGGGCCTGGGACGGCGACGTCTACTGCGGCGAGCACCACCCGAAGGGCGCCGTGTCGGGCGCGAGCCTGCCCAGGCACCGGCATGTGGATCCCCTTCCCAACCTGACCGTGAGCCGCATGGGCCGCGTGGTCCGCGACGGCCCGGATTGGGCGGACCTGGTGCACTGGGTGGTCCAGCTGCTCCGGATTCGCTGACGTCCCCTGGCGTGGAAGCTCCCACCTGCCCGGCCGCACAGGGGCGCGCCAGGAAGGGCAGGGCGCCTGAATGACGCCCGCGGGCGCCCGGAGATTGCTCCCCCAGGGGCCGGGGTCTACCCTGCCGCGCAGTGATGCCGCGCCTTGCTCCTCTCAGCCTGCTGCTCCTGGGCACCGCCTGCGCCACCGCGTCGCGTGAGCCGGCCTCCGTGGCGGAGGCGTACGCGAAGGCGCTGGAGGAGAACCGGCTGTCGGACGCCTACCGCCTGACGACCGGGGGACCGGAGGGCGAGGTCGCCTTCCTGGACCAGTTCTCCGACGAGGCCGCCCGCCGCGAGCGCGCCGCCGCCGTGCGCACCGGCACGGGCGTGCTGGAGGCCCGGGCCCCCTCCGTCACCCTGGCCCGTCAGGGCGAGGACTGGCGCGTGGTGGAGTCGCGCCCGGCGGACGTGCCCCGGGCCGCGCTCCGCAAGTTCCTGGAGGAGGTGGAGTCGCGCGACTGGAAGGGCGCCTGGGGCCTGCTCGCGGCCCCGCTGCGCGCCCGCTACACCCCGGAGCGCCTGCGTGAGGACTTCGAGCGCGAACCCCTGGCGAAGGAGCGCCTGCGCCGGGCCCGCCTGGCCCTCAACACCCCGGTGCGCGTGGCGGCCGGCGAGGCCCTGTTCCCCCTGGGCGAGGAGCGCGCGGTGCGCCTGGTGCTGGAAGACGGGGAGTACCGCGTGGCGGCGCTCGAATGAGGGCCAGAAGCCGGGCACGGCCCTCCGCGACGAAGGCCAATGCACCTTTCGGGCCCTCGCGTTAAACGACGTTGACAGCCCCCGGAGTGCTGGCAATCTCCGCCCCCCTTCAAGCGTGCAAACGCCTGTTTTCAAAAGGTTTCAGGTGTCCCGATGAGCGTCACACAGGCCGATGTCATGACGGCCATGTCGAAGGTGATCGATCCCGAGCTGCACATCGACCTGGTGAAGGCCGGGATGGTGAAGGACGTGCGCGTCACGGGCGACACGGTGAAGCTGAAGATCGAGCTGACCACCCCCGCGTGCCCCATGAAGGGGAAGATCCAGGCGGACGCGGAGGCGGCGCTCAAGGCGGTGCCGGGCCTGAAGTCCTTCGACATCGAGTGGGGCGCCCAGGTGCGCGGCGTCGCGGGCGGCTCCGGCGGCGGCGGGGCGCTGCTGCCGGGTGTGAAGAACATCCTGCTCGTGGGCGCCGGCAAGGGCGGCGTGGGCAAGAGCACGGTGGCGGTGAACCTGGCCGCGTCGCTCGCGCAGCACGGCGCCAAGGTGGGCCTGCTGGACGCGGACTTCTACGGCCCGTCGGTGCCGTTGATGACGGGGCTCGCGGACAAGCGCCCGGTGAGCCCCAACGGCAAGACGCTGGATCCGCTGATGGCGCACGGCCTCAAGGTCATGTCCATCGGCTTCCTGGTGGAGGCGGATCAGGCGCTCATCTGGCGCGGGCCCATGCTGCACGGCGCGCTGATGCAGTTGGTGCGCGACGTGAACTGGGGCGAGCTGGACTACCTCATCCTGGACCTGCCCCCGGGCACGGGTGACGTGGCCCTGACGCTGTCGCAGTCGGTGCGCGCGGCGGGCGCGGTGCTGGTGACGACGCCGCAGGACGTGGCGCTGGCGGACGTGGTGCGCGCCAAGCAGATGTTCGACAAGGTGCACATCCCGGTGCTGGGCATCGTGGAGAACATGAGCCAGTTCATCTGCCCGCACTGCTCCAAGGCCACCCACATCTTCAACCACGGGGGCGGGCGCAAGGCGGCGGAGATGTTCGGCATCCCATTCCTGGGGGAGATCCCCCTGGACCTCAAGGTGCGCGAGTCCGGAGACTCGGGCGTGCCGGTGGTGGTGGGGGCGAAGGACAGCCCGGAGGCGAAGGCCTTCCAGGACGTCGCCCGGAACGTGGCGGGCCGCGTGTCCGCGCAGACGATGAAGAGCGTGCCGTTGCCGGTGATGCAAGCCCGGTAGTGCCCAACCCGTAAGGAGATTGCATGGCCCCCGCCGGCAACGACGACTTCCCGCCTGATCCGCTGTTCGACGACTCCGAGCAGCAGCCCGGGCGGGAGGGCCGCTCGGGCGGCTTCGTGCCGGACTTCGTGCGGCGCATGGCGGTGGCCGGCATGGGCGCGGTCTTCATGACGGAGGAGGGCATCCGCTCGCTCGCGGGCCAGCTCAAGCTCCCCAAGGAGGCGCTGGGCTTCATCCTCTCCCAGGCGGAGAAGACCAAGGACGACATCTCCCGCGTCGTCACGGAGGAGCTGCGCCGCTTCATGCAGTCGGAGAAGCTGCGCGATGAATTCCTCAAGCTGCTCTCCGGCATGACGGTGGAGGTGAAGGCGCAGATCCGCCTGGTGCCCTCGGAGAAGGCGGAGAAGGAAGAGGCGCCGCCGCCCCCGGAGGCCCCCAAGGGCAAGAAGGCCGCGGAGCCCGCGCCGTCCGCGCGCGTGGTCATCACGGAGCTGAACGCGCGCCGCCCCACCTCCAAGCGCACGAAGCGGGAGTAGGGCGTGGCGGAGGCACCGGAATCCCCCGCGCCGGAGACCCCGGCGCCGGCCCCCCAGCCCGCGAAGCCGCGCGAAGGCTGGCGCACGCACCCGCTGCCCAAGCGGCTGGTGCTCATCGCCATCGTCGCGGTGGGCCTGTGGCTGTGGAAGGTGACGGACGTCCCCGAGCGTCAGCTCATCCTCCAACTGGAGGGCCCGGGCTGGAGCGACGTGCGCGCCATGGACCTCCAGGTGGTGGATTCGGAGGAGCGCATCCTCAAGCGCGAGGAGCGCTTCTTCGCGGACGGCCCCCCGCCGGAGGTGACGTTCAAGGCGAGCCTGCCGGAGGGCACCTTCCAGACGCTGCTGCTCCTGAAGGTGCGGGACCGTGAACAGTGGCTGCCCCTGCGAGGGAGGCTGGCGGTGGGCGAGAAGGAGGCCATCGTCCATTCGCTGCGCCTGCCCGACACCAGGCGTTGACCCTCCTGGGGGCGTGCGTTATGGCCGCCGGCACAGGAGAAGTCGCCATGGCAACGGAACACATCGTCGTCGTCGGTGCAGGGCAGATGGGCGCGGGCATCGCGCAGGTGGCGCTCCAGGCGGGCCTGCGCGTGTCGCTGGTGGACGTCAACAAGGACGGCCTCGCGAAGGGCGCGGACCGCATCAGGGCGGGCCTCAAGAAGCTGGTGGAGAAGGGCAAGCTGGACGCGGCGAAGCAGCAGGCCGCGGAAGGCAACCTCGCCACCTTCACCAACGCGCGCGACGCGAAGGACGTGGACGTCGCCATCGAGGCCGTCACGGAGAACGAGGACCTCAAGCGCCGCATCTTCCTGGAGCTGGACGAAGTGGTGCGCCCCGGCGGCATCCTCGCCACCAACACGTCCTCCATCCCCATCACCCGCATCGCCGCGGCCACGAAGCGCCCCGAGTCCGTCATCGGGATGCACTTCATGAACCCGGTGCCGGTCATGCAGCTCGTGGAGCTGATCCGCGGCGCGGCCACCAGCGACGAGACGTACGCCACCATCCGCGCCATGGCCGAGCGCATGGGCAAGACGACGGTGGTGTCCAAGGACTACCCGGGCTTCATCGTCAACCGCATCCTCATCCCCATGCTCAACGAGGCCTGCTTCGCGCTGATGGAGGGCCTGGGCACCGCGGAGGACATCGACACCGCGATGAAGCTGGGCACCAACCAGCCCATGGGCCCGCTGCAGCTCGCGGACTTCATCGGCCTGGACACGGTGCTCTACATCGCCGAGGTCCTGCACAAGGGCCTGGGTGACTCCAAGTACCGCCCGTGCCCGCTCCTGCGCCAGTACGTGGACGCGGGCTGGTACGGCAAGAAGAGCGGCCGCGGCTTCTACAAGTACTAGTCGTCCCCACCCGACACAGGAGCTTCGACGCACATGGCCTACGAGAACATCCGGTTGGAGAAGGACGGCCCCCTCGCCATCCTCACGGTGGACCGCCCCAAGGCGCTCAACGCGCTCAACAGCGCGACGTTCCATGAGATGGACGACGCGATCCGCTCGCTGAAGTTCGACGAGACGCGCGCCCTCATCGTCACGGGCGGCGGGGACAAGGCGTTCGTCGCCGGCGCGGACATCGCGGAGATGGTCACCATCACCGCCGCCCAGGCCCGGGAGTTCTCCGCGCTGGGACACCACGTCTTCCAGTCGCTGGAGAACCTGCCCATCCCCACCATCGCGGCGGTGAACGGCTTCGCGCTGGGCGGCGGCCTGGAGCTGGCGCTGGGCTGCGACCTCATCTACGCGTCGGAGAAGGCGAAGCTGGGCCTGCCCGAAGTCACCCTGGGCGTCATCCCGGGCTTCGGCGGCACGCAGCGCCTGACCCGGCTGGTGGGCCGCGCCCGCGCGAAGGAGCTGCTCTTCACGGCCGACCGCATCGACGCGGCCCGGGCCAAGGAGATGGGCCTGGTGCTGGACGTGGTGCCCGCGGACAAGCTGATGGAGCACTGCCGCGCGGTGGCCGCGAAGATCCTCAAGAACGGCCCGCTCGCGGTGGCCCAGGCCAAGCGCGTGGTGGAGTACGGCGCGGATCAGGACCTCCGCAGCGCCAACGAGTTGGAGCGCCAGGGCTTCGCGGTCCTCTTCGGTTCGGAGGATCAGCGCGAGGGCATGGCCGCGTTCCTGGCCAAGCGCCCCGCCGCGTTCCAGGGCAAGTGACGTGAAGCACGCGGTCGCGGCCGGAAGCCTGCTGTGCTTCCTGGCCGCGCCCCAGGCCCGGGCTGAAGAAGCCCGGCCCGAAGCTCCGGTCGAAGCTCAAGCCGAGGCGTTGGAGCGGGCCCCGGCCCTGGTCTCCTGGAAGCGCACGCTGTGTCTCTACACGCTGTGCTTCCTGGAGCCGCTCCTCCCGGACCTGCGCCGGGAGTGGGGGGACGGCGCGCACTGGGTGTTGTCCTGGCCTCTCCACCCCTGGGCCACGCCGCCCCTGGACGTGCCGGGGCCCACGCTCATCGTGTCGCCCTTCGTGGAGCCCCAGCTGCGGCTGCGGCCGTCCACCTTCCGCCTGCTCGCCGGGGCCCGCGTGTCGGCCTTCCCGGACACGTCCCGCTTCGGCGTCCTGGCCGAGGGAGCAGGCGTCTGGGGCGGGGACGGGAAGGGTGGGGTGGCCGGGGTGGGCCTCACGTACGACCTGATCGAGCGGCACCGGGACACCCAACCCTGGACCGTGTCGGTGGTGGTGCGCCGGGCCTGGACGGACGCGGGCGCTCGCACGGACGTGTCCCTCGACGTGACGGTGCCCCTGGCGATGTTCTTCGGGACCCGGATTCCGGCCCCCGAGGACGCGGGGCCTTCTTCGAAGTAGCCCCAGGGCGGGCCGCATACTATGGAAGTGCCACCATGAACTTCGAGCTGACCGACATCCAGCGCGAGATCCAGCGCCTCTGCCGCGAGTTCGCCGCCAAGGAACTCATCCCCAACGCCCGCAAGTGGGACGAACAGCACGCGTGGCCCACGGACGCGGTGAAGAAGCTCGCGGAGCTCTCGCTCCTGGGCATCGCCGTGCCGGAGGAGTTCGGCGGCGCGGGCCTGGACAACGTCTGTTACTCCATCGCGATGGAGGAGATCAGCCGCGGCTGCGCCTCCACCGGCGTGATCATGAGCGTGAACAACTCGCTCTACTGCGACCCCATCTCCAAGTTCGGCACCCCGGAGCAGAAGGAGCAGTTCCTCAAGCCCTTCGCCAGCGGGGAGAAGCTCGGCTGCTTCGGCCTCACGGAGCCGGAGGCCGGCAGCGACGCGGCCGCCCAGAAGACGGTCGCCGTGAAGCGCGGTGACGAGTACGTCATCAACGGCTCCAAGAACTGGATCACCAACGGCCCCAAGGCGGACGCCATCGTGCTCATCACGATGACCAACCGCGAGGCCGGCAACAAGGGCATCACCGCCTTCCTCGTGCCCACCAACACCCCGGGCTTCACCCGCGCGGAGCCCGACAAGAAGATGGGCATCAGCGCCGCCTGGTCCTGCTCCATGTTCTTCGAGGACATGCGCGTGCCGGAGAAGTACCGCCTGGGCAAGGAGGGCGAGGGCTTCAAGGTCGCCATGTCCACGCTGGACGGAGGCCGCATCGGCATCGCGTCCCAGGCGCTGGGCATCGCGCGCGCGGCCTTCGAGGAGGCGGTGCGCTACTCGGGCGAGCGCAAGACGTTCGGCAAGCCCATCCGCGACCACCAGGCCATCCAGTTCATGATCGCCGACATGGCCCTGGAGATCGACGCGGCCCGCCTGCTGGTGTGGCGCGCGGCGCTCATGAAGGACAAGGGCCAGCGCCACAGCCCGGAGAGCGCCATGGCCAAGCTGTACGCCAGCGAGATGGCCAGCCGCGTGGCCAACAAGGCCCTGCAGATCCACGGCGGCATGGGCTACAGCAAGGAAATGGACGCCGAGCGCCATGTGCGCGACGCGCGCATCACCGAAATCTACGAGGGGACGAGCGAGATCCAGCGCATCGTCATCTCCGCCAACCTGCTCAAGGAGTAGTCCCCGTCATGAAGCGCGCGCTCCTCCCCATGTTGATGCTGCTCGTGGCCCCCTCCATGGCCACGGCGCAGGGCCCGTCCTCCAAGAAGAAGCCGGCGGCCACGAAGCCCGCGCCGGAAGCGGCGACGAAGCCGGCCCCGAAGGATGACGGCCTGGACGTCAGCAAGCTGCCCTTCACCCCGGACTCCATCCGGCAGGTGATGGTGCACAACGCCCCTCGTATCCAGGAGTGCTACGAGAGCCACATGGTGGAGAAGGACAAGAAGGTGGAGGGGAAGATCATGACCACCTTCACCATCACCGCCGAGGGCGCCGTGCGCAGCGCGAAGGTGGACAGGGTCCAGAGCACGCTGAAGGACGCGGGCCTCAACGACTGCGTGGTGTCCGTCCTCATGGTGCTGGACTTCCCCCGGCCCCCGGACGGGCGCGACCACCCCATCGAGTACCCGTTCAACCTCAAGGCCGTCGAATAACGCCAGGACACCCGCGCCCGTGAACTTCGACCTCACCGAGACCCAGACGCTGATCCGCGACACCGCGCGCAAGTTCGCGAAGGAGCGGGTGGCGCCCAAGGCCCGCGCCGCGGACCGCGCGGAGCACTTCGACCCGGAAGTCTTCAAGGCGCTGGCGGAGGTGGGCCTGCTCGGGGTGAACCTGCCGTCCCAGTACGGCGGCGCCGAGGCGGGCGTCGTCTCCTACGCCCTGGCCATGATGGAGATGGCCGCCGCGGACGCCTCCGTGTCCGTGGCCATGGCCGTCACCAACATGTGCGCGGAGCTCATCCACGCGGTCGGCACCGACGCGCAGCGGGAGAAGTTCGTCACGAAGCTCACCTCCGGTGAGGCCATCGTCGGCGCCTTCGCGCTCTCCGAACCGCACGCGGGCTCCGACCCCGGCGCCATGCTCACCACCGCGGTGAAGCGCGGTGACCGCTACGTGCTCAACGGCAGCAAGCAGTGGATCACCTCCGGCGCGTACGCGGGCGTGATGGTCGTCTGGGCCCGCACGGGCGCGGCCGGCAACAAGGGCCTGTCCTGCTTCATCGTGGAGGGCGGCAGCAAGGGCCTCCACGTGGGCAAACACGAGGACAAGATGGGCCTGCGCGCGTCCAACACCGTGGGGCTCACCTTCGAGGACTGCGAGGTCCCCCTGGAGAACCTCTTGGGCAAGGAGGGCGACGGCTTCCGCCTCGCGATGATGGCGCTGGACGGAGGCCGCATCGGCATCGCGGCCCAGGCGTGCGGCGTGGGCCGGGCGGCGCTGGACGCCACCGTGTCCTACACCAAGGACCGCAAGGCCTTTGGCCAGGCCGTGGCGGACCTGCAGGGCCCGCGCTTCATGATGGCGGACATGCGCACCC harbors:
- the sppA gene encoding signal peptide peptidase SppA encodes the protein MLRLPFVLLANLLLGLRLLLGLPFRLVAARRRPAWVRFRLAGSLPYRPGPGPRLRLKGMKVEPATVTSLEAFGRALRVLAADPRVEGILLEVEGLALTDARREALLALLADFQAAGKRVVSWAVMVDTNEYPVLGAADEVLLAPMGRVELVGYAAEATVLGEAFGRVGIHAHFARRGDYKTAPEFFTDGKVSDIQRQTLETFLDERFGVLVEALRRSRGKTPEEAKALIDAGPYSAKRALEAGLVDGLVHQADLGAHLGLEGRKQDGGDEAPVPTFGAYLATHAFPPVRWLPLRRRPRLAVVDVTGIIVPGSGGAGRFAAADTVVKALRKAGRDPRAKAVVLAVNSPGGSGLASEQLLEAVKRVAKQKPVIAYVDQVCASGGYMAAIGAREIWSAPHAVVGSIGVFIGKFEYGGLLEKLGVQRTTLTRGENAAFGSNSRGFTPHERAALEREVEESYQSFLELVAQARGRAKEEIHERAEGRVYSGLRARDAGLVDRIGGFEEVCRHAMEEARQPSDDFEIVRYGDRTRSKLSLLKLLSGAAHPTLYAFCMASWSLQGSFGTSRRMD
- a CDS encoding zf-TFIIB domain-containing protein; this encodes MARSCPVCPSQQLNAVQASDVEVDICPRCHGLFFDRGELERFPDRPSLKPLMGTARNAASRCRAGGHLVPRALASCATCRSEPMTCPGCGARLGLVSARVCTVDLCVQCGGAWLDTGKFEVLENATVEAPKAPPASARVGWEVAPATDGGADPWNAPGARAPLPPSHSLTGGAGLRSPMACIICERQVPVSEAWAWDGDVYCGEHHPKGAVSGASLPRHRHVDPLPNLTVSRMGRVVRDGPDWADLVHWVVQLLRIR
- the apbC gene encoding iron-sulfur cluster carrier protein ApbC, translated to MSVTQADVMTAMSKVIDPELHIDLVKAGMVKDVRVTGDTVKLKIELTTPACPMKGKIQADAEAALKAVPGLKSFDIEWGAQVRGVAGGSGGGGALLPGVKNILLVGAGKGGVGKSTVAVNLAASLAQHGAKVGLLDADFYGPSVPLMTGLADKRPVSPNGKTLDPLMAHGLKVMSIGFLVEADQALIWRGPMLHGALMQLVRDVNWGELDYLILDLPPGTGDVALTLSQSVRAAGAVLVTTPQDVALADVVRAKQMFDKVHIPVLGIVENMSQFICPHCSKATHIFNHGGGRKAAEMFGIPFLGEIPLDLKVRESGDSGVPVVVGAKDSPEAKAFQDVARNVAGRVSAQTMKSVPLPVMQAR
- a CDS encoding 3-hydroxyacyl-CoA dehydrogenase family protein, with protein sequence MATEHIVVVGAGQMGAGIAQVALQAGLRVSLVDVNKDGLAKGADRIRAGLKKLVEKGKLDAAKQQAAEGNLATFTNARDAKDVDVAIEAVTENEDLKRRIFLELDEVVRPGGILATNTSSIPITRIAAATKRPESVIGMHFMNPVPVMQLVELIRGAATSDETYATIRAMAERMGKTTVVSKDYPGFIVNRILIPMLNEACFALMEGLGTAEDIDTAMKLGTNQPMGPLQLADFIGLDTVLYIAEVLHKGLGDSKYRPCPLLRQYVDAGWYGKKSGRGFYKY
- a CDS encoding enoyl-CoA hydratase-related protein translates to MAYENIRLEKDGPLAILTVDRPKALNALNSATFHEMDDAIRSLKFDETRALIVTGGGDKAFVAGADIAEMVTITAAQAREFSALGHHVFQSLENLPIPTIAAVNGFALGGGLELALGCDLIYASEKAKLGLPEVTLGVIPGFGGTQRLTRLVGRARAKELLFTADRIDAARAKEMGLVLDVVPADKLMEHCRAVAAKILKNGPLAVAQAKRVVEYGADQDLRSANELERQGFAVLFGSEDQREGMAAFLAKRPAAFQGK
- a CDS encoding acyl-CoA dehydrogenase — protein: MNFELTDIQREIQRLCREFAAKELIPNARKWDEQHAWPTDAVKKLAELSLLGIAVPEEFGGAGLDNVCYSIAMEEISRGCASTGVIMSVNNSLYCDPISKFGTPEQKEQFLKPFASGEKLGCFGLTEPEAGSDAAAQKTVAVKRGDEYVINGSKNWITNGPKADAIVLITMTNREAGNKGITAFLVPTNTPGFTRAEPDKKMGISAAWSCSMFFEDMRVPEKYRLGKEGEGFKVAMSTLDGGRIGIASQALGIARAAFEEAVRYSGERKTFGKPIRDHQAIQFMIADMALEIDAARLLVWRAALMKDKGQRHSPESAMAKLYASEMASRVANKALQIHGGMGYSKEMDAERHVRDARITEIYEGTSEIQRIVISANLLKE
- a CDS encoding AgmX/PglI C-terminal domain-containing protein, which codes for MKRALLPMLMLLVAPSMATAQGPSSKKKPAATKPAPEAATKPAPKDDGLDVSKLPFTPDSIRQVMVHNAPRIQECYESHMVEKDKKVEGKIMTTFTITAEGAVRSAKVDRVQSTLKDAGLNDCVVSVLMVLDFPRPPDGRDHPIEYPFNLKAVE
- a CDS encoding acyl-CoA dehydrogenase family protein gives rise to the protein MNFDLTETQTLIRDTARKFAKERVAPKARAADRAEHFDPEVFKALAEVGLLGVNLPSQYGGAEAGVVSYALAMMEMAAADASVSVAMAVTNMCAELIHAVGTDAQREKFVTKLTSGEAIVGAFALSEPHAGSDPGAMLTTAVKRGDRYVLNGSKQWITSGAYAGVMVVWARTGAAGNKGLSCFIVEGGSKGLHVGKHEDKMGLRASNTVGLTFEDCEVPLENLLGKEGDGFRLAMMALDGGRIGIAAQACGVGRAALDATVSYTKDRKAFGQAVADLQGPRFMMADMRTQLDAAELLTLRAAALKEAKQPFTREASMAKLFASEMSNKVADKAVQLHGGYGYIDEFPVERYFRDARVQTIYEGTSEVQRMVIARETFRQQG